A part of Pseudoliparis swirei isolate HS2019 ecotype Mariana Trench chromosome 8, NWPU_hadal_v1, whole genome shotgun sequence genomic DNA contains:
- the LOC130197588 gene encoding uncharacterized protein LOC130197588 isoform X2, with protein sequence MYTEGSQTTGHHRFLQHINTNASCSRQHCVRYEQPAYGHHGGPGSQPASVRQTDHKSPDCRRDTQSPRLKDGGGRAFVADRAERSGHRSPQRRPVFAGPGPYSQSDDLSQVCPWELNPAQWSYPPEPGARHYPSVREQCGCVVHGDTRAHPFNSGVPHPLPHLQVKGQGYRHRRTVRYVSMQEEEEQFGCNSESYYSEPHNPHLGQLHMPNGHCGPRPVVFEGREERDSHQVQGRLKGGSEEDCNGCCGSHKGFFPTEVLQKHLNQRRQKEPCLPPSGTSSPEPSKLTTNGDHQVHGSAVAKQKRRQDSVRDQIKQVVTDLEDVLGGLKQVHMEMKEVVQQIDRLTARIDLSEEKPRITQVVKTSRFTPPTITKDINHDRPGVNGHPPHLYPRRDSDHVGQTHPEPHPQSLDPTVIIGNSTSSSRTQKPPLNPQNGRCGKGPYPPPKPVRTPAYPARSCQSTSMV encoded by the exons ATGTACACAGAAGGCTCACAAACAACGGGACACCACCGATTTCTTCAGCACATCAACACCAACGCCTCCTGCTCCCGTCAGCACTGCGTCCGCTATGAGCAGCCAGCGTACGGCCATCACGGCGGGCCGGGATCCCAACCAGcatcagtcagacagacagaccataAATCACCGGACTGCAGGAGAGACACCCAGTCTCCTCGGCTTAAAGACGGAGGAGGGAGAGCTTTCGTCGCGGACAGAGCTGAGAGAAGCGGCCATCGCAGCCCACAGAGGAGGCCTGTGTTTGCAGGGCCCGGCCCTTACAGCCAGTCAGACGACTTGAGCCAAGTTTGCCCCTGGGAGTTGAACCCTGCCCAGTGGAGCTACCCGCCGGAGCCTGGGGCGAGACACTACCCGTCTGTCAGAGAACAGTGTGGCTGTGTGGTGCACGGCGACACCAGGGCACACCCCTTTAATTCCGGGGTACCACATCCTCTTCCCCAtcttcaggtcaaaggtcaagggtacAGGCACCGGAGGACAGTCAGGTATGTGTCAatgcaagaggaggaagaacagtTTGGATGCAACTCTGAGAGCTATTATTCAGAGCCACACAATCCTCATCTGGGTCAATTACACATGCCAAATGGCCACTGTGGACCAAGGCCTGTCGTCTTtgagggaagggaggaaagagatAGCCATCAGGTCCAGGGCAGACTGAAGGGTGGATCAGAGGAGGACTGTAATGGATGCTGTGGCTCTCACAAAGGTTTCTTCCCCACTGAAGTCCTACAAAAACACTTGAACCAAAGAAGACAGAAGGAGCCATGCCTCCCACCCTCTGGAACCAGCAGCCCAGAGCCCTCAAAACTGACAACCAACGGGGACCATCAGGTCCACGGTTCGGCTGTGGCgaagcagaagaggaggcagGACTCGGTGAGGGATCAAATCAAACAAGTGGTGACAGATCTGGAGGATGTGTTGGGGGGTTTGAAGCAAGTTCACATGGAGATGAAAGAG GTGGTCCAGCAGATCGATCGTCTCACAGCCAGAATTGACCTCAGCGAGGAGAAGCCCCGCATCACTCAGG TCGTCAAAACCAGCCGCTTCACCCCACCCACCATCACTAAGGACATCAACCATGATAGGCCAGGTGTAAACGGCCACCCGCCTCACCTCTATCCCCGCAGAGACTCCGACCACGTTGGCCAAACTCATCCAGAGCCCCACCCCCAGAGCCTCGACCCTACGGTCATTATTGGCAACAGCACCTCCAGTTCAAGAACTCAGAAGCCTCCTCTTAACCCTCAAAACGGGCGCTGTGGGAAGGGCCCGTACCCGCCTCCCAAGCCTGTGAGGACCCCTGCCTATCCCGCAAGAAGCTGCCAGAGCACCAGCATGGTTTGA
- the LOC130197588 gene encoding uncharacterized protein LOC130197588 isoform X1 yields MYTEGSQTTGHHRFLQHINTNASCSRQHCVRYEQPAYGHHGGPGSQPASVRQTDHKSPDCRRDTQSPRLKDGGGRAFVADRAERSGHRSPQRRPVFAGPGPYSQSDDLSQVCPWELNPAQWSYPPEPGARHYPSVREQCGCVVHGDTRAHPFNSGVPHPLPHLQVKGQGYRHRRTVRYVSMQEEEEQFGCNSESYYSEPHNPHLGQLHMPNGHCGPRPVVFEGREERDSHQVQGRLKGGSEEDCNGCCGSHKGFFPTEVLQKHLNQRRQKEPCLPPSGTSSPEPSKLTTNGDHQVHGSAVAKQKRRQDSVRDQIKQVVTDLEDVLGGLKQVHMEMKEVVQQIDRLTARIDLSEEKPRITQGASINFHGSTQSGDLRVSRLHDHEPAPVQAMQHIYEDRIILRTNSPSPVHLASVVKTSRFTPPTITKDINHDRPGVNGHPPHLYPRRDSDHVGQTHPEPHPQSLDPTVIIGNSTSSSRTQKPPLNPQNGRCGKGPYPPPKPVRTPAYPARSCQSTSMV; encoded by the exons ATGTACACAGAAGGCTCACAAACAACGGGACACCACCGATTTCTTCAGCACATCAACACCAACGCCTCCTGCTCCCGTCAGCACTGCGTCCGCTATGAGCAGCCAGCGTACGGCCATCACGGCGGGCCGGGATCCCAACCAGcatcagtcagacagacagaccataAATCACCGGACTGCAGGAGAGACACCCAGTCTCCTCGGCTTAAAGACGGAGGAGGGAGAGCTTTCGTCGCGGACAGAGCTGAGAGAAGCGGCCATCGCAGCCCACAGAGGAGGCCTGTGTTTGCAGGGCCCGGCCCTTACAGCCAGTCAGACGACTTGAGCCAAGTTTGCCCCTGGGAGTTGAACCCTGCCCAGTGGAGCTACCCGCCGGAGCCTGGGGCGAGACACTACCCGTCTGTCAGAGAACAGTGTGGCTGTGTGGTGCACGGCGACACCAGGGCACACCCCTTTAATTCCGGGGTACCACATCCTCTTCCCCAtcttcaggtcaaaggtcaagggtacAGGCACCGGAGGACAGTCAGGTATGTGTCAatgcaagaggaggaagaacagtTTGGATGCAACTCTGAGAGCTATTATTCAGAGCCACACAATCCTCATCTGGGTCAATTACACATGCCAAATGGCCACTGTGGACCAAGGCCTGTCGTCTTtgagggaagggaggaaagagatAGCCATCAGGTCCAGGGCAGACTGAAGGGTGGATCAGAGGAGGACTGTAATGGATGCTGTGGCTCTCACAAAGGTTTCTTCCCCACTGAAGTCCTACAAAAACACTTGAACCAAAGAAGACAGAAGGAGCCATGCCTCCCACCCTCTGGAACCAGCAGCCCAGAGCCCTCAAAACTGACAACCAACGGGGACCATCAGGTCCACGGTTCGGCTGTGGCgaagcagaagaggaggcagGACTCGGTGAGGGATCAAATCAAACAAGTGGTGACAGATCTGGAGGATGTGTTGGGGGGTTTGAAGCAAGTTCACATGGAGATGAAAGAG GTGGTCCAGCAGATCGATCGTCTCACAGCCAGAATTGACCTCAGCGAGGAGAAGCCCCGCATCACTCAGGGTGCGTCCATTAATTTTCACGGCTCAACTCAGTCAGGTGACCTGAGGGTGTCCCGGCTGCATGATCACGAGCCTGCTCCAGTCCAGGCGATGCAACACATTTACGAAGACCGCATCATTTTAAGAACTAACTCTCCCTCCCCTGTTCACTTGGCCTCAGTCGTCAAAACCAGCCGCTTCACCCCACCCACCATCACTAAGGACATCAACCATGATAGGCCAGGTGTAAACGGCCACCCGCCTCACCTCTATCCCCGCAGAGACTCCGACCACGTTGGCCAAACTCATCCAGAGCCCCACCCCCAGAGCCTCGACCCTACGGTCATTATTGGCAACAGCACCTCCAGTTCAAGAACTCAGAAGCCTCCTCTTAACCCTCAAAACGGGCGCTGTGGGAAGGGCCCGTACCCGCCTCCCAAGCCTGTGAGGACCCCTGCCTATCCCGCAAGAAGCTGCCAGAGCACCAGCATGGTTTGA